CTGCTTTGACCAGGTCTTGGCGCTGGTGCCAAATCACTCGGAGGCCCTGGTCAAGAAGGGGGCGGCCCTGGAACGATTGCACCGACTGGATGACGCTATCGCCTGTTACGACCAGGCCATCAAAGCGGACAATTCCCTAACAGTCGCCTACCTTTACAAGGGCGGGCTGTTCAACCGCATGGAACGTTTCGGCGAAGCGCTGGAATGCTACGAACAAGCCTTGCGCACCCAGGAAAGCCGGCGCGGCTGAGGCGCCGACGCGGGGGTGCGCTTCACCAAAGGAACGACCTCTGCTCCCCGAGCAGCCGGTTTCCTTCCCACAGCGTCGCGCGCCAGGCAGTGACTTCACCGAAGTCCTTGTAGTCCTGACCAACTAGCGGCACCGTGGCCCAGCGGCTGAACCATTTGCGGGGCTCCACAGATTGGGTGAGCACCAACTGCCGGGGAAAGTCGCCGCGCGCCACGCCGCGCAACTCCACCTGCACCCTTAGCGGGGCCACCGGCCGGCCGCTGGTCTTCCACTGCACCTTGAACTGCATTCCGGAGCACTCGTTGGTGTGGTTCCGCAGGCGGGCCTGGTAGGAATCGCGCTCGAAGAGGCCTGGCGTGAGCGAGTTGCGCCCTTTCAGGTCGAGGAATTGCGGCAGGACCTTGATGACACGCCCGTTCGCGGCCGGGGCGCACAAAGCCGCAGCCAGCCACCCAGCCAGGGACAACCAGAGCAAGGACCGTCGCATACCTGACAAATAGCGTCCCCCCGCTCCAAACTCAATACTCATTTCGTCCCCAGCCGATACCGCTTGCAGGAACGCGCGCGCCTGCTAGTATTGTCGCCAGTTAATATTCAAACAGGATTTGTATGGCGAGAATTTGTGAACTGACCGGCAAGCGCCCGATCAAGGGCAGCATCATTTGGCGTAGCGGCAAGTCGAAGAAGAGCGGCGGTATCGGCACGCATGTTACCGCCATCACCAAGCGCCGGTTTATGCCGAACCTGCAGCGGGTCAAGGCAGTCGTCAACGGCGAGGTTCGCTATGTCCGCGTGTCCGCCAAGGCGATCAAGAAAGGGCTGATCGTTAAAGCGCCCAAGCGCACCTGGAAGAAGGAAGCGGCGGCGGCGAAGGCTTGAGCCGGCGTTTGCCGGCGGCACGCCGGGAGGGGTCAGCTTTTGGCCAGCAGCGCGGCAGGATCGATCACCCGGGTCCACCGTTCCTGCTCGGAGATGGGGATCAACCCTTTTTGCACCTTGGGCCAGGCCATCTCGCGCAAGGAACGCCAGCCTAACTTGCGCGCGGCGTCGCGCAGTTCACCGGTCCGCAGACCGGGCCGGATCAGGCTCATAATGGCCTCGCTGAGGAGGAAGAACTCGTAAATGGCAACCCGGCCGCGGTGGCCCTTCTGGTTGCATTCGACACAGCCCCGGCCCTTCCGCGCTTTGACCTGCTCGGCGGGAATAGCGAGGGCAGCGGCCATTTCCTCGCGGGTGGAAGCGGGGATGGCCAGGTCCTCCTCCGCACAGTGTCGGCAAATGCGCCGGGCCAGCCGCTGGGAGATGCTGCAAACCAATGAGGATGCGATCAAATACGGCTCGATGCGCATCTCCAGCAGGCGCGTCACAGCGCTGATGCTGTCGTTGGTATGCAGGGTGGAGAACACCAGATGGCCGGTCTGCGCGGCGCGCACGGCGATTTCGGCGGTCTCAAAGTCGCGAATCTCGCCGACCAGCACGACATCCGGATCATGGCGGAGCACCGAGCGCAGCCCGGTGGCAAACGTCAGGCCGATTTGCTCACGCACCTGGATTTGCACGGTGCCTTCGAGCTGGTATTCGATGGGGTCTTCGAAGGTAATGATCTTGCGACCCTCATCATTAGCCTGCGCCAGCGCGGTATAGAGGGTCGTGGTCTTGCCGCTGCCGGTCGGGCCGGTCAGCAGGACCATTCCTTGCGGCAGCCGCGTCAACTGCGTCAGAACCGCTTCCTGATTCGGATCCATGCCGAGCTGGCTCAGGTCGAGGTACAAACTCTGCCGGCCCAGAATCCGCAGGCAGACCGCCTCACCATACTTGGTGGGCACGATCGAGACGCGCAGGTCGTATTCCTCGCTGCCGGTCTTCATGGCGATGCGGCCATCGTGGGGAAGCCGCTTTTCGGCAATGTTCAGGCCGCCCATGATCTTGAGCCGCGACACCACCGCCGGGTGCAAACGATGCATGTCCGCCGGGACGGGCACCGTCTCCAGTATGCCATCCACTCGATAGCGCAGGCGAACCGAATTGAGGTACGGCTCGAGGTGAACGTCCGTGGCCCTGAGGCGCAGCGCCTCCTGCAGAATCTGGTCCACAAAAGCCGAGACGGTGGCTTCAAGCGCGGAATCGGTTTCCTTGCCCTGCACGTCAAAGACGATCTCCTGGCTGATCTCCGTCCCGCCACGCTCCTCCCGCAGCTTTTGGATCGTTTCGGCGCCCAGCCCGAAGTTCTGCTTGATGACGGCATGGATGGCGCTGGGCGTGGCGAGCACAATCTTGAAACGTTTACCCAGCACGAGGCGCAGATTGCCCTGCTCAATCTGGCTCGGCGGCTCGCTGAACGCGAGGGTCAAACAGTCATCCTCGAGCCCCAGCGGCAGCAAGTGGTAAAGAAAGATCAGCTTGATCGGCAGCAATTCCAGGGTCTCGCGCTTGAGGCCCAGCGCGATAGGATCGACGAATTCCAGGTGGTTGACTGCGGCCAAGGCGCGCCAGATATCTTCTTCGGACGCGAAGTTCAGGTCCACAATCGCGCGATGCTGCGGCAAATTGAGCCGGCGCTGGCGTCGCCGTGCCTGCTCCAACTGCTGCTCCGTGAGCTTGCCGAGCTCCAGCAGGAGTTCGCCGGTTTCCTTCCGCGCCGCGGCCTGGGTCTCGTTCATTTGATGGGAACCTCAAGTTCCTTCTTTGTATTCAAGGGCAAAATATTGGTCTGCGCGGTCAGGTTCGTCAACGTCATCGCTTCCACGGTCGCGTTGGCGATGAAGAGGTTGGTCGCAATCCGGGCGCCGATGACGGCGACCTCGTATGCGTTCCCCAGCTTGAACATGGTCTGCTTGGGGCCATCGCCGGTTTGATAGAAGCCCTGGTAAGTGACTTCGATCTTGCGCGTGGTGGGAGGCGGCGGAGCTGCCGGGATGAAGTGACCGGTAAAGAATGGGCTTAGCGTGTTGGTGGGAACGAGCGTTTTGGGCCAGACTCCCGGTGAAAAGAGACGATCAAGCCCGCCCACCGGCGCAAGGCTTTGCAGGCGGGTGCCGGTTGCGTTGGCCTCCCGAACCTCGGGAATCCTGCCGCCCAGGTGGACCAGGGCCAGGACCAGCAGGAGCCACATGCCCGCATGCACACAACCGGCGAACCAGCGACTGCGAATGGTCTTGTTGATGATCGGCGGCATGTTCCCTCACTCCCGCAACACGTATCCCACCGCTCGCAACCACACGTGCACTTGGTCCGGTTTATCGGGCGACTGCTTCTGCACCACCAATCGGTCAACGAAAAGAGGGGGCTTGTCGGCCGGCGCTTCAGGCAAGCCCGCCGCCCGAATTTCGTCCGCGCGCAGGGGCAGAGATTGGAGGAGCCTGGCCACGCTGGCGGCCTGGCCGGTGAACTCAAGGTGCAGTGGAATCTGGGTCAGGTGCGCGGCGCCATTCGGAGCCGGGGCATTGGTGAGCACCGGCGGAACCTCGAGCGAATGCAGGGCTGTTACCTCGCACTGGAGGGCGGTCCAAAGCAAGCTGTCGGTGAGCGCGAGTGCCGCCCACAGCAGGGCGGGTTGCCTCACGTCAGCGGTGTGTTCGGGAAAGCTGGCCAGCACGCCGGGCTCGATTACCGCCTTCTGTTTCTTGGCCAGGTTGATCAACTTGTCCAGTTCCTTGCCACGCTCATTGGCGTAATCCACAAGCTCGAACTCGGCCTGCGTCTTGGCGTGCACGGTCGCGCCCAACTGCAGGCGGGCTCCGGCCTTTTCTTTCGCGCTCTCCAGGCTCAGCAGGGCCTGCCGCGTTTCGCTGAGCCGGTTGGTTATGTGCAGGAAATCAATGCTGGTCGCGTTGCTCTGATTGAGCGAAATCGCGAGCTCTCTCCAGGCTTTCTGCAAGGGTTCGTCCAGGCTCGCCGCCCGGCGCGCCAGCGGCAGCAGAACGAATATGTAATAGGCTGCCAGCGCCAGCCCCACGAGTGGGATGAAGCCGCGTCGTTGATATTCCCGGAACGGTATTTTCACGGCTTTACCGGGGTGGAATTCTCCGCGCTTCCCGAGGGCATCCACAGGGGGCGAGGCCCGGACCGAGTGGCAGTTCGAGGGGCAAGGCCCGGCAGCGGCTTTCTGGGGGGCAGCGGCTGCTGAAACTCGACGGTGGCAAAATCCAGCGCCAATACGAAGTCGCGCTCGGGGACGATGACTTTAGGGTCCGCCAGGTTCCGGCGCAAATCGTCCGACAAGAGGTCCACTTTGGAGAACAATGGCTGCCGCTTGAGTTCATCCACCAGTTCCCGCCGGACCCGGCGGGCTCCGTCCGCGTCTTCAGGGATACAAAGTTCCGCAATGTAACCTGGCTTGGCTGGCGAAAGGTTGGTGGAGGCTGCCGAAACCGCGGAGAATTCCGCCGCCGCCCCCCGGGCACGGCTGGTAACCGGGCCAAACACGTTGGTGCGAGAGAGCTTGTTGGTCGCGTAGGGCCCCGGCGGCTGGTTGAAGTAGCTCTGCTGGTCGGCTAACAGCATGTACCAGAAGCTGCGATTGCTGCGGGATTCTTGAAGCAGCGCGAACGTCTTCAGGGTGTCGAGTGTATTCTGCTGGCTGGCGAACACCGGGCGGAAGCTCTCGTATTCAAGGCACAGCTCGGCGGCCAGCGCATCATTTGCCTCCACCGCCTCCTGGGCGGCCAGGACCTTGGTCAGCAGCGCTTGCTTGCGGCTAAAGAGGGAGATCTGGTGCCAGGTGCCAAACGCCAGCACCAGCAGACACAGCACGGCCAGGCCCAGGCTGGTCAATTCGAGCCGCTGGCGAATCAGCCGTTTTCGCCAGGCGATACGGTAATCGTCAGGCAGCAGGGAGACGGGTTGCGTGCTATATCCGAGCGCCTGGAGCGCAGCGCCGTAGGCAACCTCAAAGCGTTTCGATGGCAACACCGCCTCGGGCTGCGCGCCTTGCGGCCATGGTTGCAGGTTCAAACCCGCCTGTTCTTTCAGGTAGTCAATCAAACCCGGCTGGTCGAATGCGCCGCCGCTGGCGACCAACTGAAATGATGCGGCCTCGGGCGCCAGGATCGGATTGTGGTCAAACCACTCGTTCAATTGCCGCTTCAGCTCCGCTACCCAGCCGTCCACCACGCTGGCAAATGCCGGACAAGCCTCCGGGCCAATCAACAAATTGTCGGTGCGCTTCACGGATTCCGCGCTCTCCTCGGAGCAATTCCGCAACCGGGACAGGGACCGGGTGAAGAAATCGCCTCCCATCTGAAAGCTGGTGGCAAAGACCCCCTGGCCGGCCACCACGACCGCCACCACCGTGGTCTGGGCTCCCAGGTGCACAAGAATGGCGCGCGAGGAGAGGGGACTGGCGGCGCGGTAAGCGGCAATCAGGGCATTGGCGGTCGTAGTGACCTCGCACAAATCCTCCTGCTCGACGCCCAACCGCAGAATGCGTTCGCGGACATCGCCTTCCTGCGACAGAGTGACCCAAAACTGCTGCCGGTTCTTGGCCGCGGTTTCCGTGCGAACGAAGTCATAGACAATCCGGCTCTCGCTGACACCGCCCAGCTTGACGGTTTCATCATGGATCATCTTCTCCACTTCGCTCTCAGGGGCGAGCGGCAGGTCAATGACCTGTGAAATGGATACATGCTGCGGCAGAATCAAAGCCAGCGGCGGCCGGCCCCATTCCTCCAGACTCGCCTGCAAATGGGCCTTGATCTCATCCGGGGCCACCAAGCCCTCGGCCTGCAAGTCTATCAGTTCCTCCTTGAGAACGCGCAGGCGGCCAAAGTCACTTTCCGCTAGCAGCAGCTTGATGCAGCGACTGCCGGCATCCAGCGCCAGCACCCGCCGCACCGGCGGTCGCATTCGGTCAAGCTTCAACATGGCGAAGGCACGGCGTCCGGGGCGCTTCCCATATCACTTGGCCGGTGAATTGGTCGCGGAATGCTCGTCTTCGTAAACGAGAAACTCGCCCGTGTCTTTGACGATCGTGGCCGTCACGAAGATCAGCAAGTAGCGCGGCGTGTCCATCTCTGTCCGGCGACGGAACAGCGCGCCCAGAATCGGAATGTCCCCCAGGACGGGCACCGACTCGACATAGGTCGTCTTCTCGCGTTCCAGCACTCCGCCCATCACGACGGTCTCGCCCGATTTGATGGCGACGCGGGTGGAGAGCTCCTGCGTGCGATAGGTCGGGAGCTTTATCTCGAAACTGCTGGTCACGTCGCCTGACTGGTTTACCTGGCTCACCGTGGTGTAGGTCTGCAGCAGCACCTGTGTATTTACCTTGGGGTTCAATGCCAGCAGGATGCTCTTGCCGTCGCCGCTGATGCTGGCCAGAACATGAAGCTCCGCCCCGGCGGTGACCTTCGTGGGCCTGCCGCTCGGGTAGATCGAGGAGGCCGTGTAATACTGCTGCACGGTCGCGGAAACGCTGTACTCCTCGTAGTAGTACTGGACCTGGCCGTCGCTAATGGTCGCCGGGCGGTTGTTGAGGACGGTCAGGCGCGGCGCGCTCAGGGTCTGGCTTTCGCCGCTCTGCTCCAACGCGCTGATCGTGGCGCTCAAGTCCGCCGCGCCCAGCACGTTGGTAAAAACTTCCGAAATCCCCCCTCCCACGGCGGGATTCAGCCCGCCGGTGAGCGGGCTGACCGTAGCGGGGAAATTCTGATTGTTCACCAGCCCGGTGAAGTCCGCCGGCGGACCGTTGGTCAGAAGCCGGCCCGTCTGCCACAGCACCCCCAGTTGCATGAAGGCCGGCTTGGAGATGGTGACAAACCGGGCCTCGATCAGCACCTGCTGGATCGGCTGGTCGAATTCCTTGATGATGTCCTCCATCACGTCCAACTGCTCCGGAGTGCCCCGCGCGACAACCAGGTTGCGCTCGTAATCAATCATATACTTCGAGCCGGTAAACAGGTTGGTGATCGCCCGTTCCAGGGCCGGCAGCGTCGGGGCCAGGTCATTGACAAATCTCTGAAATCTCTGGAACTCGGTAACGGTAACCGCCGGCCCGGCGGTGGTCGTCGTTCTAGTTGCGTCCGCGGTGCCGAATTCAGCCGGCAACACAAAACCCTTGCGCAATCGGTAGAAGCGGGTTTCTTCCATCAGTTTCTTGGGGTCTTTCGCATCCACAACCCAGACCAGTTGGTCGCCGACCTGGAATTGCAGTTCGTAGTTGCGGGCGATGTAGCGGAGGAACTCCCCCAACCTCACCTTGTCGAGATTGGCGCTCAGCAGTTGCTTCAGCGCGGGAAGCGACTTGTCCGCCACGATATTGACTCCCGCCGTCTGGCTAAGGTTTACCAGAATCGTCTCAAGCGGGACGTTATCCAGGTGGACGGTGACCTCCTTCTCCAGCACTTTCGCCATGCGGCCCTTGGCGCTCTCGAAGTCGAACAAGGGGCCTTGCTCGCGAACGGTCTTCCCGTAAGTCTCAGGAATCCACGGGGAATTCTCGATGCGGTCCACCGCGTCCCGAACATCCTTGGTGGCCGGCAGGCCGCGGTCCTTGTTCTCGGTGAGCAGGCTCTTGACCGTGGGATTGAAGACCGAGTTCTTGGCATCAATTTCGCGAATCTGGTTTTCCAGCGCCTGCTCCCGCCGCTGCTGGCCGGTCTGTACCACCCAACTGTAAACCCGTTCGACCGCCGCGTTCTTGGGAGCCATTTCGCGCAAGGCCGTGGCTTTGGTCTGCGCCTCTTCCCACTGCCCCCTGCCCGCCAGATCCATGATCTCCTTGATCTCGGGATCGTAGTTCTTGTTGTATTTTACCGGCGGCGACCCGGGCGCCTTGGGTTGGGAATGTTGGCAGGAAGTCAACGAAAGCAGCAGCAGCGCAACTGCCGCCGCTGCTTTCGACGGGAGGCTCAGCCTGAATCGTGAAAGCATGGGACCTATGTGACGATTGACCCGGCCATTAAATTCACGCACCACACCAAAATGCAATCTGTTTTTCCACTCAAATTCACCGGCGGTGGCGCAGCGTGGCCTGCTTGAGTTCGCGCTCGGCTTCGCGTTTCTTCAGGTCCTCGCGCTTGTCGTACTGGGCTTTGCCCTTGCCCACCGCGAGCGCCACTTTGACTTTCCCCTGCTTCCAGTAGAAGGAGAGCGGCACCAGCACATTGCCCTTGACCGCCGCCAAGCCGAACAGCTTTCGGATTTCCGACTTGTGCAGCAGCAATTTGCGCGGGGCCTTCGGCTGGTGATTCTGGAGATTCCCGTGGGAATACTCGTCAATGTGAGCGTTGTAAAGATAGACCTCGCCATTCTCCACCCGGGCGAAGGCATCGCGAATCTGGCCTTTGCCCGCGCGCAGGGCCTTCACCTCGGTGCCGCGCAACACGATGCCCGCCTCGATCGTCTCGAGCAGGTGGTAATCGCGCCGGGCTTTGGGATTGGTCACGATGTCGGCCATAAAATCACTTGTGCGCGCGAACTGACCGACAGCGGCAGCCTGCCGGCTCCGCCTCATCCGCAGATTCCATCCCCTGCCAACGCCTGCCCCGCGGCAGCGTCTCAGTGCCGCTTGCGCTTCTTGGCCACCGGCCGCACCAATTCCACCAACTCCGGCATTTCAAAGCTGATCTTGTCCTCGACGATCTCCAGCAATGCGATGTCCGCGGCCCCCATGTGGCCCGTATCCGCGACCAACGGCCGGCTCATCCTGCCTCCGCCGGACATGAGTTGGCGGACGCGGCGCGAAATCAAGTTGACCAGAACGTTGGGATTGCCAACTTTCTCCAGTGCCTTTTTTACAAGTTCAGCGTTCAAAGTTCAGGTGTCCAGAATCGAGCGGGGTACAATAGCTGCTCCGGCCCCGAACGCAATACAAATATTCTGAATGCGCTTGCGCCCAGAATTAGCATTCCCTACAAGTCCACCGAGCATGTCCATCACCACCAAGAACCTGAATTCCCGGTCGCAACCGCCCTTTGACCTGCAGGAGTTTCTCGCCGCTCGCACCGTCGCTGTCAATCGCGCCCTCGACCGGTTTCTGCCCGCCGCCAACGCCAAACCCGCCACCATCCACCGCGCCATGCGCTACTCGCTGTTTGCCGGCGGCAAACGCATCCGCCCCGCGCTGTGCCTGGCCGCCGCTGCCGCCTGCGGCGGCGATGAGGCCGACGCCCTTCCCCTCGCCTGCGCCGTCGAGTGCATCCACACTTACTCGCTGATACACGACGACCTCCCGGCCATGGACGATGACGATTATCGGCGCGGCAAACCGACCAACCACAAAGTCTTCGGCGAGGGTATTGCCGTGCTGGCCGGCGACGCGCTCCTGACCCAGGCGTTTGAGATCGCCGCCCAAAGCCGCGGCTGGCCCCGCTACTCGCATCAGCAAATTGTCCTGGAAGTGGCTCGCGCGGCGGGCTCTCTGCAATTGATCGCCGGGCAGGTCGCGGATCTGGAAAGCGAAGGAACCCGCATTTCCGCCCCGCAACTCCAGTACATTCACGAACGGAAGACCTCCGCCCTGCTGTGTTGCTCGGTGCGCCTCGGCGGCATGAGCGCCAACTGCCCGCCCGCCCAATTGCGCGCGCTCACCTGCTTTGGCTACCACGTGGGGCTGGCCTTCCAGGTGATTGACGACATCCTGGACGTGACCCAAACCAGCGAGACGCTTGGCAAGACGGCGGGCAAAGACGTCCGGGCGCAAAAGGCGACCTATCCCTCGATCGTCGGGCTGGACCAGTCACGCAAGATCGCCAGGCAATTGACCCAACGCGCCTTTCGCTCGCTCAGAGTTTTCAAAGGGAAAGCCGTGGCGCTTGAAGCATTGGCCCAGTTTCTCTTGCGCCGCGACCGCTGACGCTCCGGCCCGAAACCTCCAACCACCGAATAACCAAAACGCCTAATCCGCGCGAGCCCGGGACCTCATTCGGACTGCCCGCCGTAGAAGGCATCCATCTTATCGGCGACATCCTTGTAGCCCACGTCCACCGCGTAAATCAGTTTGAACTGCGCAATGGCCTCATCGCGTTTGCCCATCTTCTCGAACACGCAACCCAGCAGGTAGATGAGCTCCTTCTTCTCGTCATCGAAAACCACCTTCTCCTTGATGGCGTCCTGGAAAGTGGTCGCCGCCAGGTCATTGATGCCGCGCCGCGAAAAGCACTGGCCCAGGTAGCTTAGCGCCTGAATCCGCCGGTGCGGATTGCCTTGCGCCTTCTGGAATTCCTTCATGGCCTCGGTGGTCTTGCCCATCTGGAAGAAGAGCTGCCCCAGCTCGAACCGGATTTGCAGGTC
Above is a window of Candidatus Paceibacterota bacterium DNA encoding:
- the pilM gene encoding pilus assembly protein PilM, with translation MRPPVRRVLALDAGSRCIKLLLAESDFGRLRVLKEELIDLQAEGLVAPDEIKAHLQASLEEWGRPPLALILPQHVSISQVIDLPLAPESEVEKMIHDETVKLGGVSESRIVYDFVRTETAAKNRQQFWVTLSQEGDVRERILRLGVEQEDLCEVTTTANALIAAYRAASPLSSRAILVHLGAQTTVVAVVVAGQGVFATSFQMGGDFFTRSLSRLRNCSEESAESVKRTDNLLIGPEACPAFASVVDGWVAELKRQLNEWFDHNPILAPEAASFQLVASGGAFDQPGLIDYLKEQAGLNLQPWPQGAQPEAVLPSKRFEVAYGAALQALGYSTQPVSLLPDDYRIAWRKRLIRQRLELTSLGLAVLCLLVLAFGTWHQISLFSRKQALLTKVLAAQEAVEANDALAAELCLEYESFRPVFASQQNTLDTLKTFALLQESRSNRSFWYMLLADQQSYFNQPPGPYATNKLSRTNVFGPVTSRARGAAAEFSAVSAASTNLSPAKPGYIAELCIPEDADGARRVRRELVDELKRQPLFSKVDLLSDDLRRNLADPKVIVPERDFVLALDFATVEFQQPLPPRKPLPGLAPRTATRSGPRPLWMPSGSAENSTPVKP
- the rpmB gene encoding 50S ribosomal protein L28, with product MARICELTGKRPIKGSIIWRSGKSKKSGGIGTHVTAITKRRFMPNLQRVKAVVNGEVRYVRVSAKAIKKGLIVKAPKRTWKKEAAAAKA
- a CDS encoding type II secretion system protein GspD yields the protein MLSRFRLSLPSKAAAAVALLLLSLTSCQHSQPKAPGSPPVKYNKNYDPEIKEIMDLAGRGQWEEAQTKATALREMAPKNAAVERVYSWVVQTGQQRREQALENQIREIDAKNSVFNPTVKSLLTENKDRGLPATKDVRDAVDRIENSPWIPETYGKTVREQGPLFDFESAKGRMAKVLEKEVTVHLDNVPLETILVNLSQTAGVNIVADKSLPALKQLLSANLDKVRLGEFLRYIARNYELQFQVGDQLVWVVDAKDPKKLMEETRFYRLRKGFVLPAEFGTADATRTTTTAGPAVTVTEFQRFQRFVNDLAPTLPALERAITNLFTGSKYMIDYERNLVVARGTPEQLDVMEDIIKEFDQPIQQVLIEARFVTISKPAFMQLGVLWQTGRLLTNGPPADFTGLVNNQNFPATVSPLTGGLNPAVGGGISEVFTNVLGAADLSATISALEQSGESQTLSAPRLTVLNNRPATISDGQVQYYYEEYSVSATVQQYYTASSIYPSGRPTKVTAGAELHVLASISGDGKSILLALNPKVNTQVLLQTYTTVSQVNQSGDVTSSFEIKLPTYRTQELSTRVAIKSGETVVMGGVLEREKTTYVESVPVLGDIPILGALFRRRTEMDTPRYLLIFVTATIVKDTGEFLVYEDEHSATNSPAK
- a CDS encoding GspE/PulE family protein; its protein translation is MNETQAAARKETGELLLELGKLTEQQLEQARRRQRRLNLPQHRAIVDLNFASEEDIWRALAAVNHLEFVDPIALGLKRETLELLPIKLIFLYHLLPLGLEDDCLTLAFSEPPSQIEQGNLRLVLGKRFKIVLATPSAIHAVIKQNFGLGAETIQKLREERGGTEISQEIVFDVQGKETDSALEATVSAFVDQILQEALRLRATDVHLEPYLNSVRLRYRVDGILETVPVPADMHRLHPAVVSRLKIMGGLNIAEKRLPHDGRIAMKTGSEEYDLRVSIVPTKYGEAVCLRILGRQSLYLDLSQLGMDPNQEAVLTQLTRLPQGMVLLTGPTGSGKTTTLYTALAQANDEGRKIITFEDPIEYQLEGTVQIQVREQIGLTFATGLRSVLRHDPDVVLVGEIRDFETAEIAVRAAQTGHLVFSTLHTNDSISAVTRLLEMRIEPYLIASSLVCSISQRLARRICRHCAEEDLAIPASTREEMAAALAIPAEQVKARKGRGCVECNQKGHRGRVAIYEFFLLSEAIMSLIRPGLRTGELRDAARKLGWRSLREMAWPKVQKGLIPISEQERWTRVIDPAALLAKS
- a CDS encoding polyprenyl synthetase family protein, with the translated sequence MSITTKNLNSRSQPPFDLQEFLAARTVAVNRALDRFLPAANAKPATIHRAMRYSLFAGGKRIRPALCLAAAAACGGDEADALPLACAVECIHTYSLIHDDLPAMDDDDYRRGKPTNHKVFGEGIAVLAGDALLTQAFEIAAQSRGWPRYSHQQIVLEVARAAGSLQLIAGQVADLESEGTRISAPQLQYIHERKTSALLCCSVRLGGMSANCPPAQLRALTCFGYHVGLAFQVIDDILDVTQTSETLGKTAGKDVRAQKATYPSIVGLDQSRKIARQLTQRAFRSLRVFKGKAVALEALAQFLLRRDR
- the smpB gene encoding SsrA-binding protein SmpB → MADIVTNPKARRDYHLLETIEAGIVLRGTEVKALRAGKGQIRDAFARVENGEVYLYNAHIDEYSHGNLQNHQPKAPRKLLLHKSEIRKLFGLAAVKGNVLVPLSFYWKQGKVKVALAVGKGKAQYDKREDLKKREAERELKQATLRHRR
- a CDS encoding DNA-directed RNA polymerase subunit omega; amino-acid sequence: MNAELVKKALEKVGNPNVLVNLISRRVRQLMSGGGRMSRPLVADTGHMGAADIALLEIVEDKISFEMPELVELVRPVAKKRKRH